A window of the Sabethes cyaneus chromosome 1, idSabCyanKW18_F2, whole genome shotgun sequence genome harbors these coding sequences:
- the LOC128732822 gene encoding high affinity copper uptake protein 1, which produces MDHNHGGPDDMEMLCPMQMSFHGGSCEIILFPSWATTEVGQFVGAWFGFFLLALLYEGLKFYREVLRKKELNATTPGVTKTLRQHYTSKFHIMQSALHLIQVSVSYILMLIVMTFNLWLCLAVVSGAAIGYYFFGWIRQSTHDPNECCN; this is translated from the exons ATGGACCACAACCATGGTGGACCGGACGACATGGAAATGCTCTGCCCGATGCAGATGTCG TTCCACGGAGGGAGCTGCGAGATCATTCTGTTTCCTTCGTGGGCCACCACCGAAGTGGGCCAATTCGTGGGTGCCTGGTTCGGATTCTTCCTACTGGCGCTGCTGTACGAGGGACTCAAGTTTTACCGCGAAGTGCTCCGTAAGAAGGAACTCAACGCTACAACGCCCGGTGTGACGAAGACGTTGAG ACAACATTACACGAGTAAATTCCACATTATGCAATCGGCGCTGCATCTGATCCAGGTTTCGGTCTCCTACATCCTGATGCTGATCGTTATGACGTTCAACCTGTGGCTGTGTTTGGCCGTCGTTTCCGGAGCTGCCATTGGGTATTACTTCTTCGGTTGGATTCGCCAGAGCACTCACGATCCGAACGAGTGCTGCAATTGA
- the LOC128745179 gene encoding paired box protein Pax-1 yields MEPENQAQQYGEVNQLGGVFVNGRPLPNSTRMRIVELARLGIRPCDISRQLRVSHGCVSKILARYHETGSILPGAIGGSKPRVTTPKVVTYIRELKQKDPGIFAWEIRDRLLSDGVCDKNNVPSVSSISRILRNKLGNITHHHSGSHTPHTTHLYNSIYPSYPYTTSSLKSEISCGGSPSPPTGATPMRSPHHHHAHCWPSSHSVTDILANVHHQAAVAALRNGNPGSQCHTTPPPPSLGSVIPNMASNMQHQMQDTTHQTPNSYNYYMYLQQSGGMHHGGLASASGL; encoded by the coding sequence AAAACCAAGCCCAGCAGTACGGCGAAGTGAACCAGCTGGGTGGAGTGTTCGTTAATGGGCGTCCCCTGCCAAACAGCACCCGCATGCGGATCGTGGAACTGGCACGGCTGGGAATCCGACCATGTGACATTTCCCGGCAGCTTCGAGTCAGCCACGGTTGTGTGTCGAAGATACTAGCACGCTATCACGAAACCGGATCGATTCTCCCGGGAGCCATCGGTGGCTCCAAGCCGCGTGTCACCACCCCCAAAGTGGTGACGTACATCCGAGAGCTCAAGCAGAAAGATCCGGGCATCTTCGCGTGGGAAATCCGCGATCGGCTACTATCGGACGGAGTTTGCGATAAGAACAATGTGCCTAGCGTCAGTTCCATCTCACGGATCCTGCGGAACAAGCTGGGGAACATTACGCATCATCACAGTGGCAGCCACACACCGCACACCACCCATCTGTACAACTCGATCTATCCCTCCTATCCGTACACGACCAGTTCGCTCAAATCGGAAATTTCCTGCGGCGGCAGTCCGTCCCCTCCGACGGGAGCCACACCGATGCGATCGCCCCACCACCACCACGCTCACTGTTGGCCCTCGTCGCACTCGGTAACGGACATCCTGGCGAACGTTCACCACCAGGCGGCCGTGGCCGCGCTACGGAATGGCAACCCGGGCTCGCAGTGTCACACCACTCCACCGCCCCCGTCGCTCGGTTCGGTCATTCCGAACATGGCCAGCAACATGCAGCACCAGATGCAGGACACAACCCACCAGACGCCCAATTCGTACAACTACTACATGTATCTGCAGCAGAGCGGCGGAATGCACCACGGCGGGCTGGCCAGCGCCAGTGGCTTATAG
- the LOC128745338 gene encoding splicing regulator SDE2, which translates to MVQVVLGKQTYQVEEEELRAGNFHQWIKSKTGLLPSEYYLTQNGKRLQDGCYDKLLPSVPVRLHERLPGGKGGFGSMLRAIGAQIEKTTNREACRDLSGRRLRDINEEKRLKAYLEKQKDAPADEAAKLQQKIDKLLAKPKHEFHDEEYNRVRSDLTQNIDEAVQEGFRKALEAEKAAGFAAAVGAGGVKRKSDVTKGGGIKKKKAKGALWLGADDLGSSSSSSDSESDSAGSDSVGSSSGGGTSASVGSSEKGQLVQKTDAQEQERMVELAGNS; encoded by the exons ATGGTTCAAGTAGTGCTCGGAAAACAAACCTATCAAGTGGAGGAAGAAGAATTGCGCGCTGGAAATTTCCATCAATGGATCAAAAGTAAAACG ggCCTTCTCCCATCGGAATACTACCTTACGCAGAATGGCAAACGCCTCCAGGATGGCTGTTACGACAAATTACTACCATCCGTTCCCGTTCGTCTGCACGAACGCCTTCCCGGAGGGAAGGGTGGTTTCGGTTCGATGTTGCGAGCCATTGGGGCACAGATCGAAAAGACCACCAATCGGGAGGCGTGCCGTGATTTGAGCGGTCGCCGATTGCGCGATATCAACGAGGAGAAACGCTTGAAGGCTTATTTGGAAAAGCAGAAAGACGCTCCCGCCGATGAGGCCGCCAAGCTGCAGCAAAAAATCGATAAACTGCTGGCCAAACCGAAGCACGAGTTTCACGACGAAGAGTACAACCGGGTGCGGAGTGATTTGACGCAGAATATCGACGAAGCCGTGCAGGAGGGTTTCCGGAAGGCGCTGGAAGCGGAGAAAGCGGCCGGTTTCGCCGCTGCAGTGGGGGCTGGTGGTGTTAAGCGAAAGAGTGATGTGACCAAAGGTGGtgggataaaaaagaagaaggccaaaGGTGCTCTTTGGTTGGGAGCGGACGATTTGGGCTCGTCTTCGTCTTCCTCGGACAGTGAGTCCGATTCCGCAGGATCGGATTCGGTTGGTTCGTCTAGCGGGGGCGGGACGTCAGCGTCGGTGGGTTCTAGTGAGAAGGGTCAGTTGGTGCAAAAAACTGATGCACAAGAGCAAGAGAGGATGGTGGAATTGGCGGGTAATAGTTAG